A region from the Acomys russatus chromosome 24, mAcoRus1.1, whole genome shotgun sequence genome encodes:
- the Zbtb34 gene encoding zinc finger and BTB domain-containing protein 34 isoform X1 produces MESTLEECNSRSRLVSGEMDSSSFIQFDVPEHSSTVLSQLNELRLQGKLCDIIVHIQGQPFRAHKAVLAASSPYFRDHSALSTMSGLSISVIKNPSVFEQLLSFCYTGRMSLQLKDVVSFLTAASFLQMQCVIDKCTQILESIHSKISVGDVDSVTIGAEENPESRNGVKDGSFFANPVEISPPYCPQVRPPPVSSDLRMETTPNKALRSRLQEEGHSDRGSSGSVSEYEIQIEGDHEQGDLLVRENQITEVKVKMEKSDRPSCSDSSSLGDDGYHTEMVDGEQVVAVNVGAYGSVLQHAYPYSQAASQPSSVPEAFGGQSNSSPSRSMLSCFRGRGARQKRALSVHLHSDLQGVVPGSDSEATMNNPGYESSPRERSARGYWYPYNERLICIYCGKSFNQKGSLDRHMRLHMGITPFVCKFCGKKYTRKDQLEYHIRGHTDDKPFRCEVCGKCFPFQGTLNQHLRKNHPGVTEIRSRMESPERTDVYVEQKLESDASASEMALDSRMEIHTVSDAPD; encoded by the coding sequence ATCACGCCTGGTGTCGGGAGAAATGGACAGCAGCAGTTTCATTCAGTTTGATGTGCCCGAGCACAGCAGCACTGTCCTGAGCCAGCTAAACGAGCTCCGCCTGCAAGGGAAGCTATGCGACATCATCGTCCACATTCAGGGTCAGCCTTTCAGAGCCCACAAAGCCGTGCTCGCAGCCAGCTCCCCATATTTCCGGGACCATTCAGCACTGAGCACTATGAGCGGCTTGTCTATATCTGTGATTAAGAACCCCAGCGTGTTTGAGCAATTGCTCTCCTTCTGTTACACTGGAAGGATGTCCTTGCAGCTGAAGGATGTCGTCAGTTTTCTGACAGCGGCCAGCTTTCTTCAGATGCAGTGTGTCATCGACAAGTGCACGCAGATCCTGGAGAGCATCCACTCAAAGATCAGTGTGGGAGATGTTGACTCTGTCACCATCGGAGCTGAAGAGAATCCCGAGAGCCGGAATGGGGTGAAAGATGGCAGCTTCTTCGCCAATCCTGTTGAGATCTCCCCTCCGTATTGCCCTCAGGTACGGCCGCCTCCAGTCAGCAGTGATCTCCGGATGGAGACGACGCCCAACAAAGCCTTGCGGAGCCGCTTACAGGAAGAGGGGCACTCAGATCGGGGGAGCAGTGGGAGCGTGTCTGAGTACGAGATTCAGATTGAAGGGGACCATGAGCAAGGGGACTTGCTGGTGAGGGAGAACCAGATCACCGAGGTGAAAGTGAAGATGGAAAAGTCTGACCGGCCCAGCTGTTCCGACAGCTCCTCCCTGGGTGACGATGGCTACCATACGGAGATGGTTGATGGGGAACAAGTTGTGGCTGTGAATGTGGGCGCCTACGGCTCTGTGCTCCAGCATGCGTACCCCTACTCGCAGGCAGCCTCCCAGCCTTCCAGTGTGCCAGAAGCCTTTGGAGGGCAGAGCAATTCTAGCCCATCCAGGTCCATGCTGAGCTGCTTCCGAGGCCGTGGGGCCCGCCAGAAGCGGGCTCTGTCCGTTCACCTGCACAGTGACCTGCAGGGTGTGGTGCCAGGCTCTGACAGTGAAGCCACGATGAACAATCCTGGCTATGAGAGCAGTCCCCGGGAGAGGAGTGCCAGGGGTTACTGGTACCCGTACAACGAGAGGTTGATTTGTATTTACTGTGGGAAGTCCTTTAACCAGAAGGGAAGCCTCGACAGGCACATGCGACTGCATATGGGGATCACCCCCTTTGTGTGCAAGTTCTGCGGCAAGAAGTACACACGCAAGGACCAGCTGGAGTACCACATCCGGGGCCACACTGATGACAAACCATTCCGCTGCGAGGTCTGTGGGAAGTGCTTTCCATTCCAGGGCACCCTCAACCAGCACTTGAGGAAAAACCACCCGGGTGTTACCGAGATCAGGAGTCGCATGGAGTCCCCGGAAAGAACAGATGTGTACGTGGAACAGAAACTGGAAAGTGATGCATCAGCCTCAGAGATGGCACTAGATTCCCGCATGGAAATCCACACAGTATCTGATGCGCCCGACTAA
- the Zbtb34 gene encoding zinc finger and BTB domain-containing protein 34 isoform X2: MDSSSFIQFDVPEHSSTVLSQLNELRLQGKLCDIIVHIQGQPFRAHKAVLAASSPYFRDHSALSTMSGLSISVIKNPSVFEQLLSFCYTGRMSLQLKDVVSFLTAASFLQMQCVIDKCTQILESIHSKISVGDVDSVTIGAEENPESRNGVKDGSFFANPVEISPPYCPQVRPPPVSSDLRMETTPNKALRSRLQEEGHSDRGSSGSVSEYEIQIEGDHEQGDLLVRENQITEVKVKMEKSDRPSCSDSSSLGDDGYHTEMVDGEQVVAVNVGAYGSVLQHAYPYSQAASQPSSVPEAFGGQSNSSPSRSMLSCFRGRGARQKRALSVHLHSDLQGVVPGSDSEATMNNPGYESSPRERSARGYWYPYNERLICIYCGKSFNQKGSLDRHMRLHMGITPFVCKFCGKKYTRKDQLEYHIRGHTDDKPFRCEVCGKCFPFQGTLNQHLRKNHPGVTEIRSRMESPERTDVYVEQKLESDASASEMALDSRMEIHTVSDAPD, encoded by the coding sequence ATGGACAGCAGCAGTTTCATTCAGTTTGATGTGCCCGAGCACAGCAGCACTGTCCTGAGCCAGCTAAACGAGCTCCGCCTGCAAGGGAAGCTATGCGACATCATCGTCCACATTCAGGGTCAGCCTTTCAGAGCCCACAAAGCCGTGCTCGCAGCCAGCTCCCCATATTTCCGGGACCATTCAGCACTGAGCACTATGAGCGGCTTGTCTATATCTGTGATTAAGAACCCCAGCGTGTTTGAGCAATTGCTCTCCTTCTGTTACACTGGAAGGATGTCCTTGCAGCTGAAGGATGTCGTCAGTTTTCTGACAGCGGCCAGCTTTCTTCAGATGCAGTGTGTCATCGACAAGTGCACGCAGATCCTGGAGAGCATCCACTCAAAGATCAGTGTGGGAGATGTTGACTCTGTCACCATCGGAGCTGAAGAGAATCCCGAGAGCCGGAATGGGGTGAAAGATGGCAGCTTCTTCGCCAATCCTGTTGAGATCTCCCCTCCGTATTGCCCTCAGGTACGGCCGCCTCCAGTCAGCAGTGATCTCCGGATGGAGACGACGCCCAACAAAGCCTTGCGGAGCCGCTTACAGGAAGAGGGGCACTCAGATCGGGGGAGCAGTGGGAGCGTGTCTGAGTACGAGATTCAGATTGAAGGGGACCATGAGCAAGGGGACTTGCTGGTGAGGGAGAACCAGATCACCGAGGTGAAAGTGAAGATGGAAAAGTCTGACCGGCCCAGCTGTTCCGACAGCTCCTCCCTGGGTGACGATGGCTACCATACGGAGATGGTTGATGGGGAACAAGTTGTGGCTGTGAATGTGGGCGCCTACGGCTCTGTGCTCCAGCATGCGTACCCCTACTCGCAGGCAGCCTCCCAGCCTTCCAGTGTGCCAGAAGCCTTTGGAGGGCAGAGCAATTCTAGCCCATCCAGGTCCATGCTGAGCTGCTTCCGAGGCCGTGGGGCCCGCCAGAAGCGGGCTCTGTCCGTTCACCTGCACAGTGACCTGCAGGGTGTGGTGCCAGGCTCTGACAGTGAAGCCACGATGAACAATCCTGGCTATGAGAGCAGTCCCCGGGAGAGGAGTGCCAGGGGTTACTGGTACCCGTACAACGAGAGGTTGATTTGTATTTACTGTGGGAAGTCCTTTAACCAGAAGGGAAGCCTCGACAGGCACATGCGACTGCATATGGGGATCACCCCCTTTGTGTGCAAGTTCTGCGGCAAGAAGTACACACGCAAGGACCAGCTGGAGTACCACATCCGGGGCCACACTGATGACAAACCATTCCGCTGCGAGGTCTGTGGGAAGTGCTTTCCATTCCAGGGCACCCTCAACCAGCACTTGAGGAAAAACCACCCGGGTGTTACCGAGATCAGGAGTCGCATGGAGTCCCCGGAAAGAACAGATGTGTACGTGGAACAGAAACTGGAAAGTGATGCATCAGCCTCAGAGATGGCACTAGATTCCCGCATGGAAATCCACACAGTATCTGATGCGCCCGACTAA